The proteins below come from a single Bombus pyrosoma isolate SC7728 linkage group LG10, ASM1482585v1, whole genome shotgun sequence genomic window:
- the LOC122572095 gene encoding trichohyalin-like, with product MSFFKVEETQCGPLKPRKYPTVAIGSLNAPWGYRLRERSGCKTVKIPESYEEHRLQKEREYEHLTKILEFENQTNNRIKKKSVWQRVQQGLASFEDGVNARREKLRELLLKEEMGLIHEVIYQAQHGDDARMDDMRRSIEEIRKEEEEKRLAVVAAKRMQQYIAQCPEIRNSRSKKSVIDAKQGNLAQMAANEAKRQADKELDNLWHQLMLKEVEAKKQREVEEAKRRCLTEQVNMTILANQVAGKLALEEQRKQIHMEDREHMQRLIEKLREEELEKLEKERQKREELKKDLQEQILVAKRKLAEQARHEAEMDRLRGIIAAEELAKEQSAIKESSAALRRELLAYIEYLEDLRKEEARRNLEVDRIIEKSMQDTVCKRNLAVQKFKEARMKILQDVLRGREEQLRIKCENDKKEMEARQLEKEMLEKQIESEAKLTTYAKKEKMEKMLCYRKDLEEQWKRAEDAKRREAEEDRKMYLEEIKRQEEYEKLTEELLEASDNVTPHPFKILLKECAARYAAEKEGQCYCPPPLSE from the exons ATGAGTTTCTTCAAGGTGGAGGAGACGCAATGCGGTCCTCTGAAGCCGAGGAAGTATCCTACGGTTGCAATTGGTAGTCTGAACGCGCCTTGGGGATACAGATTGCGCGAAAGATCGGGTTGCAAGACAGTGAAGATCCCGGAATCGTACGAGGAACATCGACTGCAGAAGGAGAGGGAGTATGAACATTTGACGAAAATTCTGGAGTTCGAGAACCAAACGAACAACAGAATCAAGAAGAAGAGCGTGTGGCAGCGAGTTCAGCAAG GATTAGCATCCTTCGAGGACGGCGTGAATGCGCGGCGAGAAAAACTTCGCGAGTTACTGTTGAAAGAAGAGATGGGGCTGATTCACGAGGTGATATACCAGGCTCAGCACGGCGACGACGCGAGGATGGACGACATGCGTCGTTCGATAGAAGAAATCCgcaaagaagaggaagagaaacgtCTAGCAGTGGTAGCTGCGAAGAGAATGCAACAGTATATAGCTCAATGTCCAGAAATTCGTAACAGTCGCTCGAAGAAATCAGTGATCGATGCAAAACAGGGAAATCTGGCCCAAATGGCGGCTAACGAAGCCAAGAGACAAGCAGATAAAGAATTGGACAATCTCTGGCACCAGTTGATGTTGAAGGAAGTGGAAGcgaagaaacagagagaggTCGAGGAAGCGAAAAGACGTTGCCTAACGGAACAAGTGAATATGACCATCCTGGCGAACCAAGTAGCAGGAAAGTTAGCTCTGGAGGAGCAAAGGAAGCAAATACATATGGAAGACAGAGAGCATATGCAACGTCTGATAGAGAAACTTCGCGAAGAAGAGCTTGAGAAGCTCGAGAAAGAACGTCAGAAGAGAGAGGAGCTGAAGAAGGATCTACAGGAACAGATTCTGGTAGCCAAGCGAAAGTTAGCCGAGCAGGCACGCCATGAAGCGGAAATGGACCGCTTGAGAGGAATCATCGCTGCGGAGGAATTAGCGAAAGAGCAGTCTGCCATCAAAGAGTCCAGTGCGGCTCTTCGTAGAGAATTACTCGcttatatcgaatatttggAAGATTTGCGGAAAGAGGAAGCTAGAAGAAACTTGGAAGTGgatagaataatagaaaagtcAATGCAGGACACTGTTTGCAAACGAAATCTTGCGGTACAGAAATTCAAAGAGGCTCGAATGAAGATTCTACAGGATGTTCTTCGAGGTCGCGAGGAACAACTGAGGATAAAGTGTGAGAATGACAAGAAGGAGATGGAAGCGCGTCAATTGGAAAAGGAAATGCTGGAGAAGCAAATAGAATCGGAGGCCAAGTTGACTACTTatgcgaaaaaagaaaaaatggagaaaatgtTGTGTTATAGGAAGGATTTGGAAGAACAATGGAAACGGGCCGAGGATGCGAAGCGTAGAGAAGCTGAAGAAGATAGGAAGATGTATTTGGAGGAAATTAAGCGGCAAGAAGAGTATGAGAAATTGACAGAGGAATTGTTGGAAGCTTCTGACAATGTTACTCCGCATCCTTTTAAGATTTTGCTGAAGGAATGCGCAGCTCGTTATGCTGCGGAGAAGGAAGGACAGTGTTACTGTCCGCCGCCGTTATCCGAATAG